In one Alnus glutinosa chromosome 12, dhAlnGlut1.1, whole genome shotgun sequence genomic region, the following are encoded:
- the LOC133851288 gene encoding ETO1-like protein 1 isoform X1, with protein sequence MRTFFPSESCKETQLNALNPESWLQVERGKLSKLSSQSSSSSIESLIKVPEPQILPYFKPVDYVEVLAQIHEELESCPPQERSSLYLLQFQVFRGLGEVKLMRRSLRAAWQKASTVHDKLVFGAWLKYEKQGEDLIADLLGTCGKCAQEFGPIDVGSQLPLDINVNPHECVSMNGNQVSTNVSFRVGDEKIVCDRQKISGLSAPFNAMLNGCFTESLCEEIDFSENSISPSGMRAVKEFSMTGSLSEAPLKLLLEILVFANKFCCERLKDACDRKLASLVSTREVAVGLMEYALEENTPILAASCLQVFLRDLPNCLNDDRVVEMFIHAHRQQISIMVGLASFSLYCLLSEVAMNLDPRSDKAACFLERLIEFAKTDQQRLLAFHQLGCVRLLRKEYDKAKPLFEAAVNAGHIYSVVGLARLGYIRGHKLWAYERLSSVISTVTPLGWMHEERSLYCEGDKCWEDLEKATELDPTLTYPYMYRAASLMRKQNAQAALAEINRVLGFKLALECLELRFCFYLAHEDYRSALRDVQAILTLSPDYRMFEGRVAASQLRTLVREHVDNWTTADCWLQLYDRWSSVDDIGSLSVIYQMLESDAAKGVLYFRQSLLLLRLNCPDAAMRSLQLARQHGSSEHERLVYEGWILYDTGHCEEGLRKAEESIKIKRSFEAFFLKAYALADSSQDPSCSSTVVSLLEDALKCPSDRLRKGQALNNLGSVYVDCGKLDLAADCYINALNIRHTRAHQGLARVHFLRNEKADAYEEMTKLIEKARNNASAYEKRSEYCDRELTKADLEMVTRLDPLRVYPYRYRAAVLMDSHKEKEAIAELTKAIAFKADVHLLHLRAAFHEHIGDVLGALRDCRAALSVDPNHQEMLELRSRVNSPEP encoded by the exons ATGAGGACTTTCTTTCCCTCTGAGTCCTGTAAAGAAACACAGCTCAATGCTCTCAATCCAGAGTCTTGGCTTCAAGTAGAAAGAGGGAAACTTTCCAAACTTTCATCACAGTCCTCTTCTTCATCCAT AGAATCTCTAATCAAGGTCCCTGAGCCACAGATACTCCCGTACTTTAAACCTGTTGATTACGTTGAAGTTTTAGCTCAAATTCATGAAGAACTCGAGTCCTGTCCTCCACAAGAGAGGTCGAGCCTCTATTTGTTACAATTTCAGGTGTTTAGGGGCCTTGGGGAGGTCAAATTGATGCGGAGAAGCCTCCGTGCAGCTTGGCAGAAGGCTAGCACCGTCCATGACAAACTTGTCTTCGGGGCATGGTTGAAGTATGAGAAGCAAGGGGAAGATCTTATAGCTGATTTGCTTGGCACTTGTGGTAAATGTGCACAAGAGTTTGGGCCTATAGATGTAGGGTCTCAGCTTCCTCTTGATATAAACGTTAATCCCCATGAGTGTGTTTCGATGAATGGAAACCAAGTTTCAACAAATGTCAGTTTTAGAGTTGGAGACGAGAAAATAGTTTGTGACCGGCAGAAAATATCTGGCCTTTCAGCACCTTTTAATGCTATGCTAAATGGGTGTTTCACAGAATCACTTTGTgaggaaattgatttttctgaAAACAGTATCTCACCCTCAGGTATGAGGGCAGTGAAGGAGTTTAGCATGACAGGCAGTTTAAGTGAAGCCCCTCTGAAACTCTTACTGGAAATATTAGTTTTTGCGAATAAGTTTTGTTGTGAGAGGCTCAAAGATGCTTGTGATAGGAAACTTGCATCTCTGGTTTCCACTAGAGAAGTTGCGGTAGGACTCATGGAATATGCACTTGAAGAGAACACTCCAATTTTAGCTGCATCTTGTTTGCAAGTTTTTTTACGTGATCTTCCCAATTGTTTGAATGATGATCGGGTGGTGGAAATGTTTATTCATGCTCACAGACAACAGATATCAATAATGGTTGGGCTGGCCTCATTTTCTCTATACTGTTTATTAAGTGAAGTGGCTATGAACCTTGATCCTCGGTCTGACAAAGCAGCTTGTTTCCTGGAACGGTTGATTGAGTTTGCCAAGACAGACCAGCAGAGATTGTTGGCATTTCATCAATTGGGATGTGTGAGGCTCTTGAGGAAAGAGTATGATAAAGCCAAACCTCTTTTTGAGGCAGCTGTGAATGCTGGTCATATTTATTCTGTTGTAGGTTTGGCTAGACTTGGTTACATCAGGGGTCATAAACTTTGGGCTTATGAGAGGCTCAGCTCTGTAATTTCCACTGTTACCCCTCTTGGATGGATGCACGAGGAGAGGTCATTATACTGTGAAGGTGATAAATGTTGGGAGGACCTTGAGAAAGCAACTGAGTTGGACCCAACTCTTACTTACCCCTACATGTATCGCGCCGCTTCCTTAATGAGGAAACAGAATGCTCAAGCTGCGCTCGCAGAGATCAATCGGGTCCTTGGGTTTAAACTTGCATTAGAATGCTTGGAACTTCGGTTTTGTTTCTATTTAGCGCATGAGGATTACCGGTCAGCCCTTCGTGATGTTCAGGCAATTCTCACACTCTCCCCTGATTATAGGATGTTTGAGGGACGAGTGGCAGCATCCCAGCTCCGTACTCTTGTGCGTGAGCATGTAGATAATTGGACAACGGCAGATTGTTGGCTGCAATTGTATGATAGGTGGTCTTCAGTTGATGATATTGGGTCTCTGTCTGTGATTTACCAGATGCTTGAATCTGATGCTGCAAAAGGGGTTCTATACTTCAGGCAGTCTTTGCTTCTCCTGAG GTTGAACTGTCCTGACGCAGCCATGCGGAGTCTTCAATTAGCTCGCCAACATGGGTCCAGTGAACATGAACGGCTGGTTTATGAGGGATGGATCTTATATGATACTGGCCATTGTGAGGAAGGGCTCCGAAAAGCAGAGGAGTCTATCAAAATCAAGAGATCCTTTGAGGCCTTCTTCCTGAAAGCCTATGCATTGGCTGACTCTAGTCAAGATCCATCTTGTTCTTCAACTGTTGTTTCACTTCTTGAAGATGCCTTGAAGTGTCCCTCAGACAGGCTGCGCAAAGGTCAG GCACTGAACAATCTTGGAAGTGTTTATGTTGACTGTGGGAAGTTAGACTTGGCAGCTGATTGTTACATTAATGCCCTTAATATCCGGCACACCCGAGCCCATCAGGGCCTTGCTCGGGTTCATTTTCTTAGAAATGAAAAGGCTGATGCATACGAGGAAATGACCAAACTTATTGAGAAGGCCCGAAACAATGCATCTGCTTATGAAAAGAGGTCTGAGTACTGTGACCGTGAACTCACAAAGGCGGACCTGGAGATGGTCACCAGATTAGATCCACTCCGGGTGTACCCTTACAGATATCGAGCTGCAG TGTTAATGGACAGCCACAAGGAGAAAGAAGCCATTGCTGAATTAACAAAAGCAATCGCATTCAAAGCAGACGTTCACCTTCTACATCTGCGGGCAGCATTCCACGAGCACATTGGCGATGTCTTGGGCGCACTACGCGACTGTCGAGCTGCTCTTTCTGTTGACCCAAACCATCAAGAAATGTTGGAGCTTCGCAGCCGTGTAAACAGCCCTGAACCAtga
- the LOC133851288 gene encoding ETO1-like protein 1 isoform X2 — protein MRTFFPSESCKETQLNALNPESWLQVERGKLSKLSSQSSSSSIESLIKVPEPQILPYFKPVDYVEVLAQIHEELESCPPQERSSLYLLQFQVFRGLGEVKLMRRSLRAAWQKASTVHDKLVFGAWLKYEKQGEDLIADLLGTCGKCAQEFGPIDVGSQLPLDINVNPHECVSMNGNQVSTNVSFRVGDEKIVCDRQKISGLSAPFNAMLNGCFTESLCEEIDFSENSISPSGMRAVKEFSMTGSLSEAPLKLLLEILVFANKFCCERLKDACDRKLASLVSTREVAVGLMEYALEENTPILAASCLQVFLRDLPNCLNDDRVVEMFIHAHRQQISIMVGLASFSLYCLLSEVAMNLDPRSDKAACFLERLIEFAKTDQQRLLAFHQLGCVRLLRKEYDKAKPLFEAAVNAGHIYSVVGLARLGYIRGHKLWAYERLSSVISTVTPLGWMHEERSLYCEGDKCWEDLEKATELDPTLTYPYMYRAASLMRKQNAQAALAEINRVLGFKLALECLELRFCFYLAHEDYRSALRDVQAILTLSPDYRMFEGRVAASQLRTLVREHVDNWTTADCWLQLYDRWSSVDDIGSLSVIYQMLESDAAKGVLYFRQSLLLLRLNCPDAAMRSLQLARQHGSSEHERLVYEGWILYDTGHCEEGLRKAEESIKIKRSFEAFFLKAYALADSSQDPSCSSTVVSLLEDALKCPSDRLRKGTEQSWKCLC, from the exons ATGAGGACTTTCTTTCCCTCTGAGTCCTGTAAAGAAACACAGCTCAATGCTCTCAATCCAGAGTCTTGGCTTCAAGTAGAAAGAGGGAAACTTTCCAAACTTTCATCACAGTCCTCTTCTTCATCCAT AGAATCTCTAATCAAGGTCCCTGAGCCACAGATACTCCCGTACTTTAAACCTGTTGATTACGTTGAAGTTTTAGCTCAAATTCATGAAGAACTCGAGTCCTGTCCTCCACAAGAGAGGTCGAGCCTCTATTTGTTACAATTTCAGGTGTTTAGGGGCCTTGGGGAGGTCAAATTGATGCGGAGAAGCCTCCGTGCAGCTTGGCAGAAGGCTAGCACCGTCCATGACAAACTTGTCTTCGGGGCATGGTTGAAGTATGAGAAGCAAGGGGAAGATCTTATAGCTGATTTGCTTGGCACTTGTGGTAAATGTGCACAAGAGTTTGGGCCTATAGATGTAGGGTCTCAGCTTCCTCTTGATATAAACGTTAATCCCCATGAGTGTGTTTCGATGAATGGAAACCAAGTTTCAACAAATGTCAGTTTTAGAGTTGGAGACGAGAAAATAGTTTGTGACCGGCAGAAAATATCTGGCCTTTCAGCACCTTTTAATGCTATGCTAAATGGGTGTTTCACAGAATCACTTTGTgaggaaattgatttttctgaAAACAGTATCTCACCCTCAGGTATGAGGGCAGTGAAGGAGTTTAGCATGACAGGCAGTTTAAGTGAAGCCCCTCTGAAACTCTTACTGGAAATATTAGTTTTTGCGAATAAGTTTTGTTGTGAGAGGCTCAAAGATGCTTGTGATAGGAAACTTGCATCTCTGGTTTCCACTAGAGAAGTTGCGGTAGGACTCATGGAATATGCACTTGAAGAGAACACTCCAATTTTAGCTGCATCTTGTTTGCAAGTTTTTTTACGTGATCTTCCCAATTGTTTGAATGATGATCGGGTGGTGGAAATGTTTATTCATGCTCACAGACAACAGATATCAATAATGGTTGGGCTGGCCTCATTTTCTCTATACTGTTTATTAAGTGAAGTGGCTATGAACCTTGATCCTCGGTCTGACAAAGCAGCTTGTTTCCTGGAACGGTTGATTGAGTTTGCCAAGACAGACCAGCAGAGATTGTTGGCATTTCATCAATTGGGATGTGTGAGGCTCTTGAGGAAAGAGTATGATAAAGCCAAACCTCTTTTTGAGGCAGCTGTGAATGCTGGTCATATTTATTCTGTTGTAGGTTTGGCTAGACTTGGTTACATCAGGGGTCATAAACTTTGGGCTTATGAGAGGCTCAGCTCTGTAATTTCCACTGTTACCCCTCTTGGATGGATGCACGAGGAGAGGTCATTATACTGTGAAGGTGATAAATGTTGGGAGGACCTTGAGAAAGCAACTGAGTTGGACCCAACTCTTACTTACCCCTACATGTATCGCGCCGCTTCCTTAATGAGGAAACAGAATGCTCAAGCTGCGCTCGCAGAGATCAATCGGGTCCTTGGGTTTAAACTTGCATTAGAATGCTTGGAACTTCGGTTTTGTTTCTATTTAGCGCATGAGGATTACCGGTCAGCCCTTCGTGATGTTCAGGCAATTCTCACACTCTCCCCTGATTATAGGATGTTTGAGGGACGAGTGGCAGCATCCCAGCTCCGTACTCTTGTGCGTGAGCATGTAGATAATTGGACAACGGCAGATTGTTGGCTGCAATTGTATGATAGGTGGTCTTCAGTTGATGATATTGGGTCTCTGTCTGTGATTTACCAGATGCTTGAATCTGATGCTGCAAAAGGGGTTCTATACTTCAGGCAGTCTTTGCTTCTCCTGAG GTTGAACTGTCCTGACGCAGCCATGCGGAGTCTTCAATTAGCTCGCCAACATGGGTCCAGTGAACATGAACGGCTGGTTTATGAGGGATGGATCTTATATGATACTGGCCATTGTGAGGAAGGGCTCCGAAAAGCAGAGGAGTCTATCAAAATCAAGAGATCCTTTGAGGCCTTCTTCCTGAAAGCCTATGCATTGGCTGACTCTAGTCAAGATCCATCTTGTTCTTCAACTGTTGTTTCACTTCTTGAAGATGCCTTGAAGTGTCCCTCAGACAGGCTGCGCAAAG GCACTGAACAATCTTGGAAGTGTTTATGTTGA